Proteins encoded in a region of the Eulemur rufifrons isolate Redbay chromosome 15, OSU_ERuf_1, whole genome shotgun sequence genome:
- the ATF6B gene encoding cyclic AMP-dependent transcription factor ATF-6 beta isoform X2 yields the protein MAELMLLSEIADPTRFFADNLLSPEDWDSTLYTGLEEVAEEQTQLFRCQEQDVPFDSSSLDVGMDATPPEPPWDLLPIFPDLQVKSEPSSPCSSSSISSESSRLSTEPSSRALGVGEVLHVKTESLAPSLCLLGDDPDPTSSFETMQVNVGHTSDDPSDVQTKREPVSPSSSITSEASLLSADSSSQAFIGEEVLEVKTESPSPPGCLLWDVPAPSLGAVQISMGRCPEGSSGKAPLTRKPPLQPKPVVLTTVPMPPRAVPPSTTVLLQPLVQPPPVSPVVLIQGAIRVQAEGPTPPVTRPERKSIVPAPMPGNSCPPEVDAKLLKRQQRMIKNRESACQSRRKKKEYLQGLEARLQAVLADNQQLRRENAALRRRLEALLAENSKLKLESGNRKVVCIMVFLLFITFNFGPVSISEPPPAPISRMSAGEPRPQRHLLEFSEQQPLRGAEPLQGSSHSPEEPQPSPSDQPSFRNLTAFPGGAKELLLRDLDQLFLSSDCRHFNRTESLRLADELSGWVQRHQRGRRKIPQRAQERQKSQLWKKLPPVMAVPTHPPGPPERDSVGQLQLYRHPDRSQPEFLDAIDRREDTFYVVSFRRDHLLLPAISHNKTSRPKMSLVMPAMAPNETLSGRGAPGDYEEMMQIECEVMDTRVIHIKTSTVPPSLRKQPSPAPGNATGGPLPASAASQAHQASQRPLYLSHP from the exons atgGCGGAGCTGATGCTCCTCAGCGAGATTGCGGACCCGACGCGTTTCTTCGCCGACAACCTGCTGAGCCCGGAGGACTGGG ACAGCACCTTGTATACCGGCCTGGAGGAAGTGGCTGAGGAGCAGACGCAGCTCTTCCGTTGCCAGGAGCAGGATGTCCCG TTTGACAGCAGCTCCCTGGATGTGGGGATGGATGCCACCCCCCCTGAGCCCCCATGGGACCTCCTCCCTATCTTCCCAG ATCTTCAGGTGAAGTCTGAGCCATCTTCCCCTTGTTCTTCTTCCTCCATCAGCTCTGAGTCATCACGGCTCTCCACAGAGCCTTCCAGCCGG GCCCTTGGAGTAGGGGAGGTGCTACATGTGAAGACAGAGTCCTTGGCACCCTCACTCTGCCTCCTGGGAGATGATCCAGATCCAACATCCTCATTTGAAACCATGCAGGTCAATGTGGGCCACACCTCTGATGATCCCTCAG ATGTCCAGACCAAGCGAGAACCTGTCTCTCCATCTTCCTCCATCACCTCTGAGGCTTCCCTCCTCTCAGCAGACTCCTCCAGCCAG GCTTTTATAGGAGAGGAAGTACTGGAAGTGAAGACAGAGTCCCCTTCCCCTCCAGGGTGCCTCCTGTGGGATGTGCCAGCCCCCTCGCTTGGAGCTGTCCAGATCAGCATGGGCCGGTGCCCTGAAGGCTCCTCAG GCAAAGCCCCACTCACCCGGAAGCCGCCACTACAGCCCAAACCTGTGGTGCTCACCACCGTCCCGATGCCACCCAGAGCTGTGCCTCCCAGCACCACCGTCCTTCTGCAGCCCCTCGTCCAGCCACCCCCAG TGTCCCCAGTTGTCCTCATCCAGGGTGCTATTCGAGTCCAGGCTGAAGGGCCAACCCCCCCTGTTACACGGCCTGAGAGGAAGAGCATCGTTCCAGCTCCCATGCCTGGGAACTCCTGCCCGCCTGAGGTGGAT GCAAAGCTGCTGAAGCGGCAGCAGCGAATGATCAAGAACCGGGAGTCGGCCTGCCAGTCccggaggaagaagaaagagtatCTGCAGGGGCTGGAGGCTCGGCTGCAGGCAGTACTGGCCGACAACCAGCAGCTCCGCCGGGAGAATGCTGCCCTCCGGCGGCGGCTGGAGGCGTTGCTGGCCGAG AACAGCAAGCTCAAGTTAGAGTCTGGGAACAGGAAGGTGGTCTGCATTATGGTCTTCCTTCTATTCATTACCTTCAACTTTGGACCGGTCAG CATCAGTGAgcctcccccagctcccatcTCTCGGATGAGTGCAGGGGAGCCTCGGCCCCAGAGACACTTGCTGGAGTTCTCAGAGCAGCAGCCACTTCGAGGAGCTGAACCcctccagggatcctcccacaGCCCTGAGGAGCCCCAGCCTAGCCCCTCGGACCAGCCCAGTTTCag GAACCTGACAGCCTTCCCTGGGGGGGCCAAGGAGCTGCTGCTGCGAGATCTAGACCAGCTCTTCCTGTCCTCTGATTGCCGGCACTTCAACCGCACTGAGTCCCTGAG GCTTGCTGACGAGCTGAGTGGCTGGGTCCAGCGCCACCAGAGAGGCCGGCGGAAGATCCCTCAGAGGGCCCAGGAGAGACAG AAATCTCAGCTATGGAAGAAGTTACCTCCAGTTATGGcagtccccacccacccccctggGCCCCCAGAAAG GGATTCTGTTGGCCAACTGCAGCTATATCGCCACCCAGACCGTTCGCAGCCAGAGTTCTTGGATGCAATTGACCGACGGGAAGACACATTTTATGTTGTCTCCTTCCGGAGG GACCACTTGCTGCTCCCCGCCATCAGCCACAACAAGACCTCCCGGCCCAAGATGTCCCTGGTGATGCCCGCCATGGCCCCCAATG AGACCCTGTCAGGCCGAGGGGCCCCAGGAGACTATGAGGAGATGATGCAGATCGAGTGCGAGGTCATGGACACCAGGGTGATTCACATCAAGACCTCCACGGTGCCCCCCTCGCTCCGAAAACAGCCATCCCCAGCCCCGGGCAATGCCACAGGTGGCCCCTTGCCAGCCTCTGCAGCCAGCCAGGCCCACCAGGCCTCCCAGCGGCCCCTCTACCTCAGTCATCCCTGA
- the ATF6B gene encoding cyclic AMP-dependent transcription factor ATF-6 beta isoform X1, protein MAELMLLSEIADPTRFFADNLLSPEDWGLRNSTLYTGLEEVAEEQTQLFRCQEQDVPFDSSSLDVGMDATPPEPPWDLLPIFPDLQVKSEPSSPCSSSSISSESSRLSTEPSSRALGVGEVLHVKTESLAPSLCLLGDDPDPTSSFETMQVNVGHTSDDPSDVQTKREPVSPSSSITSEASLLSADSSSQAFIGEEVLEVKTESPSPPGCLLWDVPAPSLGAVQISMGRCPEGSSGKAPLTRKPPLQPKPVVLTTVPMPPRAVPPSTTVLLQPLVQPPPVSPVVLIQGAIRVQAEGPTPPVTRPERKSIVPAPMPGNSCPPEVDAKLLKRQQRMIKNRESACQSRRKKKEYLQGLEARLQAVLADNQQLRRENAALRRRLEALLAENSKLKLESGNRKVVCIMVFLLFITFNFGPVSISEPPPAPISRMSAGEPRPQRHLLEFSEQQPLRGAEPLQGSSHSPEEPQPSPSDQPSFRNLTAFPGGAKELLLRDLDQLFLSSDCRHFNRTESLRLADELSGWVQRHQRGRRKIPQRAQERQKSQLWKKLPPVMAVPTHPPGPPERDSVGQLQLYRHPDRSQPEFLDAIDRREDTFYVVSFRRDHLLLPAISHNKTSRPKMSLVMPAMAPNETLSGRGAPGDYEEMMQIECEVMDTRVIHIKTSTVPPSLRKQPSPAPGNATGGPLPASAASQAHQASQRPLYLSHP, encoded by the exons atgGCGGAGCTGATGCTCCTCAGCGAGATTGCGGACCCGACGCGTTTCTTCGCCGACAACCTGCTGAGCCCGGAGGACTGGGGTCTGCGGa ACAGCACCTTGTATACCGGCCTGGAGGAAGTGGCTGAGGAGCAGACGCAGCTCTTCCGTTGCCAGGAGCAGGATGTCCCG TTTGACAGCAGCTCCCTGGATGTGGGGATGGATGCCACCCCCCCTGAGCCCCCATGGGACCTCCTCCCTATCTTCCCAG ATCTTCAGGTGAAGTCTGAGCCATCTTCCCCTTGTTCTTCTTCCTCCATCAGCTCTGAGTCATCACGGCTCTCCACAGAGCCTTCCAGCCGG GCCCTTGGAGTAGGGGAGGTGCTACATGTGAAGACAGAGTCCTTGGCACCCTCACTCTGCCTCCTGGGAGATGATCCAGATCCAACATCCTCATTTGAAACCATGCAGGTCAATGTGGGCCACACCTCTGATGATCCCTCAG ATGTCCAGACCAAGCGAGAACCTGTCTCTCCATCTTCCTCCATCACCTCTGAGGCTTCCCTCCTCTCAGCAGACTCCTCCAGCCAG GCTTTTATAGGAGAGGAAGTACTGGAAGTGAAGACAGAGTCCCCTTCCCCTCCAGGGTGCCTCCTGTGGGATGTGCCAGCCCCCTCGCTTGGAGCTGTCCAGATCAGCATGGGCCGGTGCCCTGAAGGCTCCTCAG GCAAAGCCCCACTCACCCGGAAGCCGCCACTACAGCCCAAACCTGTGGTGCTCACCACCGTCCCGATGCCACCCAGAGCTGTGCCTCCCAGCACCACCGTCCTTCTGCAGCCCCTCGTCCAGCCACCCCCAG TGTCCCCAGTTGTCCTCATCCAGGGTGCTATTCGAGTCCAGGCTGAAGGGCCAACCCCCCCTGTTACACGGCCTGAGAGGAAGAGCATCGTTCCAGCTCCCATGCCTGGGAACTCCTGCCCGCCTGAGGTGGAT GCAAAGCTGCTGAAGCGGCAGCAGCGAATGATCAAGAACCGGGAGTCGGCCTGCCAGTCccggaggaagaagaaagagtatCTGCAGGGGCTGGAGGCTCGGCTGCAGGCAGTACTGGCCGACAACCAGCAGCTCCGCCGGGAGAATGCTGCCCTCCGGCGGCGGCTGGAGGCGTTGCTGGCCGAG AACAGCAAGCTCAAGTTAGAGTCTGGGAACAGGAAGGTGGTCTGCATTATGGTCTTCCTTCTATTCATTACCTTCAACTTTGGACCGGTCAG CATCAGTGAgcctcccccagctcccatcTCTCGGATGAGTGCAGGGGAGCCTCGGCCCCAGAGACACTTGCTGGAGTTCTCAGAGCAGCAGCCACTTCGAGGAGCTGAACCcctccagggatcctcccacaGCCCTGAGGAGCCCCAGCCTAGCCCCTCGGACCAGCCCAGTTTCag GAACCTGACAGCCTTCCCTGGGGGGGCCAAGGAGCTGCTGCTGCGAGATCTAGACCAGCTCTTCCTGTCCTCTGATTGCCGGCACTTCAACCGCACTGAGTCCCTGAG GCTTGCTGACGAGCTGAGTGGCTGGGTCCAGCGCCACCAGAGAGGCCGGCGGAAGATCCCTCAGAGGGCCCAGGAGAGACAG AAATCTCAGCTATGGAAGAAGTTACCTCCAGTTATGGcagtccccacccacccccctggGCCCCCAGAAAG GGATTCTGTTGGCCAACTGCAGCTATATCGCCACCCAGACCGTTCGCAGCCAGAGTTCTTGGATGCAATTGACCGACGGGAAGACACATTTTATGTTGTCTCCTTCCGGAGG GACCACTTGCTGCTCCCCGCCATCAGCCACAACAAGACCTCCCGGCCCAAGATGTCCCTGGTGATGCCCGCCATGGCCCCCAATG AGACCCTGTCAGGCCGAGGGGCCCCAGGAGACTATGAGGAGATGATGCAGATCGAGTGCGAGGTCATGGACACCAGGGTGATTCACATCAAGACCTCCACGGTGCCCCCCTCGCTCCGAAAACAGCCATCCCCAGCCCCGGGCAATGCCACAGGTGGCCCCTTGCCAGCCTCTGCAGCCAGCCAGGCCCACCAGGCCTCCCAGCGGCCCCTCTACCTCAGTCATCCCTGA
- the PRRT1 gene encoding proline-rich transmembrane protein 1 isoform X2, whose translation MPGCLHLSISALLPSAPSGTQTPEPAGPPSPPPDSGCRDPVPARPQACHPKSQETRFEGPLPPPPPAAAAPPPPAPAQTAQTPGFVVPTHAGAVGTLPLGGYVAPGYPLQLQPCTAYVPVYPVGTPYAGGTPGGTGVTSTLPPPPQGPGLALLEPRRPPHDYMPIAVLTTICCFWPTGIIAIFKAVQVRTALARGDMVSAEIASREARNFSFISLAVGIAAMVLCTILTVVIIIAAQHHENYWDP comes from the exons ATGCCGGg CTGCCTTCATCTCTCCATCTCTGCGCTGCTGCCGTCTGCGCCATCCGGCACCCAGACTCCGGAGCCAGCCgggcccccctccccgccccccgacTCCGGCTGCAGGGACCCTGTCCCAGCGAGACCGCAGGCATGTCATCCGAAAAGTCAg GAGACTCGCTTCGAGGGCCCACTTCCCCCGCCGCCGCCAGCCGctgccgccccgcccccgccggcgCCGGCCCAGACTGCACAGACCCCGGGCTTCGTGGTGCCCACGCACGCGGGGGCGGTGGGCACGCTGCCGCTGGGGGGCTACGTAGCGCCCGGATACCCCCTGCAGCTGCAGCCCTGCACTGCTTACGTGCCGGTCTACCCGGTGGGCACG CCCTATGCAGGCGGAACTCCAGGGGGGACGGGAGTGACCTCGACTCTCCCGCCGCCGCCACAGGGCCCAGGGCTGGCCCTACTGGAGCCGAGGCGCCCACCGCACGACTACATGCCGATCGCGGTGCTGACCACCATCTGCTGCTTCTGGCCTACGGGCATCATCGCCATCTTCAAGGCAGTGCAg GTGCGCACGGCCTTGGCCCGCGGAGACATGGTGTCGGCCGAGATAGCTTCCCGCGAGGCCCGGAACTTCTCCTTCATCTCCCTGGCCGTGGGCATCGCGGCCATGGTGCTCTGTACCATCCTCACCGTAGTCATCATCATCGCCGCGCAGCACCACGAGAACTACTGGGATCCCTAA
- the FKBPL gene encoding FK506-binding protein-like has product METPPVSPVGEKDTPRPQQQREKNSRENLDSTTQIRQQPRNPPTDTLDLGMSLDPASHILENTQETEKLVAELEGGSDKSRGSTSEMPEAFRASDLWYCPDGSFVKKIIIRGRGLDKPKLGSRCRILAFGFSFGSGPPEGWTELTMGVGPWREEIWGELIEKCLESMCQGEEAELQFPGHSGPPVRLTLASFTEGRDSWELETSEKEALATEERARGTELFRAGNPERAAQCYGRALRLLLTLPPPGPPERTVLHANLAACQLLLGQPQLAAQSCDRVLEREPGHLKALYRRGVAQAALGNLEKATADLKKVLAIDPRNRAAQEELGKVVIRGKKQDAGLAQGLRKMFG; this is encoded by the coding sequence ATGGAGACGCCACCAGTCAGTCCAGTGGGAGAAAAGGACACCCCTCGGCCGCAACAACAAAGGGAAAAGAACTCCCGGGAGAACCTTGATTCGACTACTCAGATTAGGCAGCAGCCCCGAAACCCTCCTACTGATACCCTTGATCTGGGAATGAGTCTAGATCCAGCCAGCCACATTCTAGAGAATACTCAAGAAACTGAAAAACTTGTCGCTGAACTTGAAGGAGGCTCTGATAAGTCTCGTGGATCAACCAGTGAGATGCCAGAAGCCTTTCGAGCTTCTGATCTCTGGTACTGTCCCGATGGGAGCTTCGTCAAGAAGATCATAATCCGTGGCCGTGGCTTGGACAAACCCAAGCTAGGCTCCCGCTGCCGGATACTggcttttgggttttcttttgggtCAGGGCCGCCAGAGGGCTGGACAGAGCTAACAATGGGTGTAGGGCCATGGAGGGAGGAAATTTGGGGGGAACTCATAGAGAAATGCTTGGAGTCCATGTGTCAAGGTGAGGAAGCAGAGCTTCAGTTCCCTGGACACTCTGGACCTCCTGTCAGGCTCACACTGGCCTCCTTCACTGAGGGCCGGGACTcctgggagttggagaccagcgaGAAGGAGGCCCTGGCCACCGAAGAACGTGCAAGGGGCACAGAACTATTTCGAGCTGGGAACCCTGAAAGGGCTGCCCAATGCTATGGACGAGCTCTTCGCCTGCTGCTGACTTTACCCCCACCTGGCCCTCCAGAACGAACTGTTCTTCATGCCAATCTGGCTGCCTGTCAGTTGCTGCTAGGGCAGCCCCAGTTGGCAGCTCAGAGCTGTGACCGGGTGTTGGAGCGGGAGCCTGGCCATTTAAAGGCCTTATACCGAAGAGGGGTTGCCCAGGCTGCCCTAGGGAATCTGGAAAAAGCAACTGCTGATCTCAAGAAGGTGCTGGCTATAGACCCCAGAAACCGGGCAGCCCAAGAGGAGCTGGGGAAGGTGGTCATTCGGGGGAAAAAACAGGATGCAGGGCTGGCTCAGGGTCTGCGCAAGATGTTTGGCTGA
- the PRRT1 gene encoding proline-rich transmembrane protein 1 isoform X1 encodes MRKAKLPSSLHLCAAAVCAIRHPDSGASRAPLPAPRLRLQGPCPSETAGMSSEKSGLPDSVPHTSPPPYNAPQPPAEPPAPPPQAAPSSHHHHHHHYHQSGTATLPRLGAGGLASSAATGQRGPSSSATLPRPPHHAPPGPAAGAPPPGCATLPRMPPDPYLQETRFEGPLPPPPPAAAAPPPPAPAQTAQTPGFVVPTHAGAVGTLPLGGYVAPGYPLQLQPCTAYVPVYPVGTPYAGGTPGGTGVTSTLPPPPQGPGLALLEPRRPPHDYMPIAVLTTICCFWPTGIIAIFKAVQVRTALARGDMVSAEIASREARNFSFISLAVGIAAMVLCTILTVVIIIAAQHHENYWDP; translated from the exons atgagaaaagctaAG CTGCCTTCATCTCTCCATCTCTGCGCTGCTGCCGTCTGCGCCATCCGGCACCCAGACTCCGGAGCCAGCCgggcccccctccccgccccccgacTCCGGCTGCAGGGACCCTGTCCCAGCGAGACCGCAGGCATGTCATCCGAAAAGTCAg GACTCCCAGACTCAGTCCCTCACACTTCCCCACCACCCTACAATGCCCCTCAGCCCCCGGccgagcccccagccccacccccacaggcaGCCCCTTCCTcgcaccatcaccaccaccaccactaccaccagtCTGGCACTGCCACCCTCCCGCGCTTAGGGGCAGGTGGCCTGGCCTCTTCCGCAGCCACCGGTCAGCGTGGTCCCTCATCCTCCGCCACGCTGCCGCGGCCCCCCCACCACGCCCCGCCCGGCCCTGCCGCTGGGGCGCCCCCACCCGGCTGCGCTACCTTGCCCCGCATGCCACCCGACCCTTACCTGCAGGAGACTCGCTTCGAGGGCCCACTTCCCCCGCCGCCGCCAGCCGctgccgccccgcccccgccggcgCCGGCCCAGACTGCACAGACCCCGGGCTTCGTGGTGCCCACGCACGCGGGGGCGGTGGGCACGCTGCCGCTGGGGGGCTACGTAGCGCCCGGATACCCCCTGCAGCTGCAGCCCTGCACTGCTTACGTGCCGGTCTACCCGGTGGGCACG CCCTATGCAGGCGGAACTCCAGGGGGGACGGGAGTGACCTCGACTCTCCCGCCGCCGCCACAGGGCCCAGGGCTGGCCCTACTGGAGCCGAGGCGCCCACCGCACGACTACATGCCGATCGCGGTGCTGACCACCATCTGCTGCTTCTGGCCTACGGGCATCATCGCCATCTTCAAGGCAGTGCAg GTGCGCACGGCCTTGGCCCGCGGAGACATGGTGTCGGCCGAGATAGCTTCCCGCGAGGCCCGGAACTTCTCCTTCATCTCCCTGGCCGTGGGCATCGCGGCCATGGTGCTCTGTACCATCCTCACCGTAGTCATCATCATCGCCGCGCAGCACCACGAGAACTACTGGGATCCCTAA